From Streptomyces sp. GSL17-111, one genomic window encodes:
- the pstC gene encoding phosphate ABC transporter permease subunit PstC, translating into MSSPSNGRQAVSGSPGSLRRSTPRYGEKAVQVLLVAAALVSVATTVGIVIALIPPAAKFFGEVNIGGFLTGTEWAPLFSPASFGVVPLVTGTLMVTLIALVVAVPLGLGAAIYLSEYAGSKVRKTFKPVLEVLAGIPTVVYGFFALKFITPLLQDIWPVGDGPQIFNALTAGFVMGVMIIPTIASLAEDSMNSVPRALRDGAFALGSSRMQVSTRVVFPAALSGIVAAVVLGISRAIGETMIVAIAAGGRPNLSFDPLEGMQTMTAFIAAAGIGDLPTGSIGYQTIFAVGSLLFVMTLVMNLVSIRLVRKYREVYE; encoded by the coding sequence ATGAGTTCACCCAGCAATGGGCGGCAGGCCGTTTCGGGGAGTCCCGGTTCCCTGAGGCGGTCCACGCCGCGTTACGGCGAAAAGGCCGTCCAGGTCCTCCTGGTGGCCGCGGCGCTGGTGTCGGTGGCGACCACCGTCGGCATCGTCATCGCCCTCATCCCACCGGCGGCGAAATTCTTCGGCGAGGTCAATATCGGTGGGTTCCTCACCGGCACCGAGTGGGCGCCGCTGTTCAGCCCGGCCTCGTTCGGCGTCGTCCCGCTGGTGACCGGCACGCTGATGGTCACGCTCATCGCGCTCGTCGTGGCGGTCCCGCTGGGCCTGGGGGCGGCGATCTACCTGAGCGAGTACGCCGGTTCCAAGGTGCGGAAGACCTTCAAGCCCGTCCTGGAGGTTTTGGCCGGTATCCCGACGGTCGTCTACGGCTTCTTCGCGCTGAAGTTCATCACGCCGTTGCTCCAGGACATCTGGCCGGTGGGGGACGGCCCACAGATCTTCAACGCGCTCACCGCCGGCTTCGTCATGGGCGTCATGATCATCCCGACGATCGCCTCCCTGGCCGAGGATTCCATGAACTCGGTCCCCCGCGCGCTGCGCGACGGCGCCTTCGCGCTCGGCTCCTCGCGCATGCAGGTGTCCACGCGGGTCGTGTTCCCCGCCGCGCTCTCCGGCATCGTCGCCGCCGTCGTGCTCGGTATCTCCCGGGCCATCGGCGAAACCATGATCGTCGCGATCGCCGCCGGTGGCCGCCCCAATCTGTCCTTCGACCCGCTGGAGGGTATGCAGACCATGACCGCCTTCATCGCGGCGGCCGGCATCGGCGACCTGCCCACCGGCTCCATCGGCTACCAGACGATCTTCGCAGTGGGTTCCCTGCTCTTCGTCATGACCCTGGTGATGAACCTGGTCAGCATTCGCCTGGTGCGCAAGTACCGGGAGGTGTACGAGTGA
- a CDS encoding VanZ family protein, with protein sequence MFRTYLLPVEAAVTLFPLVAAVILVPAAVRGYRRRGRAGGWPVLVFYSFVFYLLAALLQTVMPLPADTRAYCTPVHYAAEPQLEPFAFQASIASASGGDWSAGQLVGLAPTWTTLLNVVLLLPLGVYLRYYLRQRLLRATVLAFATSLFFETTQYTGLWFVYACPYRQFNVDDLILNTAGAVVGWLAVGPFLRLLPVNDPDRERRRYAARITLTRRLLALLTDLAGWLVVWTLAIGLLGVTTSWYTGRQYALPLGAALGLLWFWLLPAVSATTPGKRAVLLRLARHDGARPGPLRLTARACLLYSPLAVAWTALAHHTATLPLPDLVGRLLPHLAVLLALLVWGAPGLAFLLRRERGAWYERWTGTVNTAVLERGEAPAPPEPEPEKAHASAGPGPLDSAL encoded by the coding sequence GTGTTCCGCACCTACCTGTTGCCCGTCGAGGCGGCGGTCACCCTGTTCCCGCTCGTCGCCGCCGTGATCCTGGTGCCGGCGGCCGTCCGCGGGTACCGCAGGCGCGGGCGGGCCGGGGGCTGGCCGGTCCTGGTCTTCTACAGCTTCGTCTTCTACCTGCTGGCCGCGCTGTTGCAGACGGTGATGCCGCTGCCCGCCGACACTCGTGCCTACTGCACCCCCGTGCACTATGCCGCAGAGCCGCAGTTGGAGCCCTTCGCCTTCCAGGCGTCGATCGCCTCGGCGAGCGGGGGCGACTGGTCGGCGGGGCAGCTGGTGGGGCTCGCCCCGACCTGGACGACCCTGCTCAACGTCGTGCTGCTGCTACCGCTGGGCGTCTACCTGCGCTACTACCTGCGGCAGCGGCTCCTGCGGGCGACGGTGCTCGCCTTCGCCACCTCACTGTTCTTCGAGACCACCCAGTACACCGGCCTGTGGTTCGTCTACGCCTGCCCCTACCGGCAGTTCAACGTCGACGACCTGATCCTCAACACGGCCGGCGCCGTCGTCGGCTGGCTCGCCGTGGGCCCCTTCCTGCGCCTGCTGCCCGTCAACGACCCCGACCGGGAACGCCGTCGCTACGCCGCGCGCATCACGCTGACGCGGCGGCTGCTCGCGCTGCTCACCGACCTGGCCGGCTGGCTCGTCGTCTGGACGCTGGCCATCGGGCTGCTCGGCGTCACCACGTCCTGGTACACCGGCCGCCAGTACGCGCTCCCGCTCGGTGCGGCCCTCGGGCTGCTGTGGTTCTGGCTGCTGCCCGCCGTGTCCGCCACGACGCCGGGCAAGCGGGCCGTGTTGCTGCGCCTGGCCCGGCACGACGGCGCCCGGCCGGGCCCGCTCCGGCTGACCGCGCGCGCCTGCCTGCTCTACAGCCCGCTCGCCGTGGCCTGGACCGCCCTGGCCCACCACACCGCCACCCTCCCCCTTCCGGACCTCGTCGGACGGCTGCTTCCGCACCTCGCCGTGCTGCTCGCCCTGCTGGTGTGGGGCGCGCCGGGGCTGGCCTTCCTGCTGCGCAGGGAGCGGGGGGCCTGGTACGAGCGGTGGACCGGCACGGTCAACACGGCCGTCCTGGAACGCGGCGAGGCCCCGGCGCCGCCCGAGCCGGAGCCCGAGAAGGCGCACGCCTCGGCCGGCCCCGGCCCCCTCGACAGCGCCCTCTGA
- a CDS encoding PstS family phosphate ABC transporter substrate-binding protein, translating into MNISTPLRRAKAPLALTAAVMLAATACGGGDAGGSDGDSDQLSGTIKVDGSSTVAPLSTAAAQLFQSANSGVKVTVGTSGTGGGFEKFCNGETDISNASRPIADDEAAACEKNGVAYEEFAVANDGLSVVVSKDNDFAECLTIEQLNKIWEPGSKVSSWKEVDPEFPDVPLELFGAGTDSGTFDYFTDAINGEEGASRTDYSPSEDDNVTVQGVSGSKGGMGYFGLSYYEENKDKLKALEIDGGEGCVAPSTKTVQDGSYQPLGRPLFIYPNADALKKPEGEAFVEYYVSNSAEIAEKSLFVPLNEEQQAELEGDLEKLRGQQS; encoded by the coding sequence GTGAACATTTCCACTCCCCTGCGCAGAGCCAAGGCTCCGCTGGCTCTGACGGCGGCCGTGATGCTGGCGGCGACCGCATGTGGCGGCGGCGACGCCGGCGGCTCCGACGGCGACAGCGACCAGTTGTCCGGCACCATCAAGGTCGACGGGTCCAGCACGGTGGCACCGCTCAGCACCGCTGCCGCCCAGCTGTTCCAGTCCGCGAACAGTGGCGTCAAGGTCACGGTGGGCACCTCCGGCACCGGCGGCGGTTTCGAGAAGTTCTGCAACGGTGAGACCGACATCTCCAACGCCTCCCGCCCCATCGCCGACGATGAGGCGGCGGCCTGCGAGAAGAACGGCGTCGCCTACGAGGAGTTCGCGGTCGCCAACGACGGCCTGTCCGTCGTGGTGAGCAAGGACAACGACTTCGCCGAGTGCCTGACGATCGAGCAGCTCAACAAGATCTGGGAGCCGGGCTCGAAGGTGAGCAGCTGGAAGGAGGTGGACCCCGAGTTCCCGGACGTGCCGCTGGAGCTGTTCGGCGCGGGAACCGACTCGGGCACCTTCGACTACTTCACCGACGCGATCAACGGTGAGGAGGGCGCCTCCCGGACCGACTACTCGCCCAGCGAGGACGACAACGTCACCGTCCAGGGCGTTTCCGGCTCGAAGGGGGGCATGGGCTACTTCGGCCTGTCCTACTACGAGGAGAACAAGGACAAGCTCAAGGCACTGGAGATCGACGGCGGCGAGGGTTGCGTCGCCCCCAGCACGAAGACCGTCCAGGACGGCAGTTACCAGCCGCTGGGCCGGCCGCTGTTCATCTACCCCAACGCCGACGCGCTGAAGAAGCCCGAGGGCGAGGCGTTCGTGGAGTACTACGTCTCCAACAGCGCCGAGATCGCCGAGAAGTCCCTGTTCGTGCCGCTGAACGAGGAGCAGCAGGCCGAGCTGGAGGGCGACCTGGAGAAGCTGCGAGGACAGCAGAGCTGA
- the pstA gene encoding phosphate ABC transporter permease PstA, with protein sequence MSSKVIERETVQADAVPARRLRGNGTPWRERFFHLSLWASLAVGVVFLATLLVYVVVQGWPRLDPRLWENFPDIIDPGNAGAQSAIMGTVWVIGFTALYCIPTGVLTAIYLEEYADHDRWWNRAIEINIQNLAAVPSIVYGILGLGIISRGLGFGQTVLTASLTLSLLVLPVVIISSREAIRAVPNSIRQASLALGATQWQTIWRQVLPASVPGMATGSILALSRAIGEAAPLLLLGGLTFITFNPTGAQSAFTVLPIQIFNWISQSRAEFTALASAAIVILLAILLLMNSVAIWLRNRFSRSW encoded by the coding sequence GTGAGTTCCAAGGTCATCGAACGCGAGACGGTTCAGGCCGACGCCGTGCCGGCGCGGCGGCTGAGGGGCAACGGCACGCCGTGGCGGGAGCGGTTCTTCCACCTCAGCCTGTGGGCGTCCCTCGCCGTCGGTGTCGTCTTCCTCGCCACGCTGCTGGTCTACGTCGTCGTCCAGGGCTGGCCGCGACTGGACCCCCGGCTGTGGGAGAACTTCCCGGACATCATCGATCCGGGCAACGCGGGAGCCCAGTCGGCGATCATGGGCACGGTCTGGGTCATCGGTTTCACCGCGCTGTACTGCATTCCCACCGGCGTCCTCACCGCCATCTACCTGGAGGAGTACGCCGACCACGACCGGTGGTGGAACCGGGCCATCGAGATCAACATCCAGAACCTGGCAGCCGTCCCGTCCATCGTCTACGGCATCCTCGGGCTCGGCATCATCTCCCGCGGCCTGGGATTCGGGCAGACGGTGCTGACCGCCTCCCTCACCCTCTCGCTCCTGGTACTCCCCGTGGTGATCATCTCCTCCCGCGAGGCCATCCGCGCCGTGCCGAACTCCATCCGTCAGGCGTCCCTCGCCCTCGGCGCCACCCAGTGGCAGACGATCTGGCGCCAAGTCCTCCCCGCCTCCGTGCCCGGTATGGCGACCGGCTCCATCCTGGCCCTCTCCCGTGCCATCGGCGAAGCCGCACCGCTCCTGCTGCTGGGCGGACTGACGTTCATCACCTTCAACCCGACCGGCGCCCAGAGCGCCTTCACGGTTCTGCCGATCCAGATCTTCAACTGGATCAGTCAGTCCCGTGCCGAGTTCACCGCCCTCGCCTCGGCGGCGATCGTCATTCTGCTGGCCATCCTGCTGCTGATGAACTCCGTGGCCATCTGGCTCCGCAACCGCTTCTCCCGTAGCTGGTGA
- the pstB gene encoding phosphate ABC transporter ATP-binding protein PstB, with amino-acid sequence MTPPTDARPTGGTRTPDVAFRDAAALSDPVFDVAGLSVFYGALEAVRDVNLAIGHRQITAMIGPSGCGKSTVLRCFNRMNDLVPTARVVGKVRYHDEDLYAADVDPIEVRRRIGMVFQKPNPFPKSIYDNIAYGPRVSGFKGDLDDLVEETLTHAALWDEVKDKLKSSALALSGGQQQRLCIARTIAVKPEVILMDEPCSALDPIATAKIEDLMDHLSQEFTIIVVTHNMQQAARVSHRTAFFTADVDDQGVRHGRLVEYDETSRIFGNPADRRTEDYISGRFG; translated from the coding sequence ATGACCCCTCCCACCGACGCCAGGCCGACCGGCGGCACCAGGACTCCCGACGTGGCGTTCCGCGACGCCGCCGCCCTTTCCGACCCCGTCTTCGACGTCGCCGGTCTGTCGGTCTTCTACGGCGCCCTCGAAGCCGTCCGGGACGTCAACCTGGCTATCGGGCACCGTCAGATCACCGCGATGATCGGTCCGTCCGGTTGCGGCAAGTCCACCGTCCTGCGCTGCTTCAACCGCATGAACGACCTCGTGCCCACCGCCCGCGTCGTCGGCAAGGTCCGCTACCACGACGAGGACCTGTACGCGGCCGACGTCGATCCGATCGAGGTCCGGCGCCGCATCGGCATGGTCTTCCAGAAGCCCAATCCGTTCCCCAAGTCCATCTACGACAACATTGCCTACGGCCCCCGGGTCTCCGGCTTCAAGGGCGACCTCGACGACCTCGTGGAGGAGACTCTCACCCACGCCGCCCTGTGGGACGAGGTCAAGGACAAGCTCAAGTCCTCGGCGCTCGCCCTCTCCGGCGGTCAGCAGCAGCGCCTCTGCATCGCCCGCACCATCGCGGTCAAGCCCGAGGTCATCCTCATGGACGAGCCGTGCTCAGCGCTCGACCCGATCGCCACCGCCAAGATCGAGGACCTCATGGACCATCTCTCCCAGGAGTTCACGATCATCGTCGTCACGCACAACATGCAGCAGGCCGCGCGTGTCTCGCACCGCACCGCCTTCTTCACCGCCGACGTCGACGACCAGGGCGTACGCCATGGCCGCCTGGTCGAATACGACGAGACGTCCCGCATCTTCGGCAACCCCGCCGACCGCCGCACGGAGGACTACATCTCCGGCCGCTTCGGCTGA
- a CDS encoding arsenate reductase ArsC, producing MPALPSVLFVCVHNAGRSQMAAAWLTHLAGDRVEVRSAGSAPADQVNPAAVEAMREVGIDMSAETPKVLTVDAVKASDVVITMGCGDTCPVFPGKRYLDWKLDDPAGQGVDAVRPIRDEIKARIEGLIAEIAPEGTK from the coding sequence ATGCCCGCACTGCCCTCCGTCCTGTTCGTGTGCGTCCACAACGCCGGACGCTCGCAGATGGCCGCCGCCTGGCTCACCCACCTGGCCGGCGACCGCGTCGAGGTCCGCTCCGCCGGCTCCGCCCCCGCCGACCAGGTCAACCCCGCCGCCGTCGAGGCCATGCGCGAGGTCGGCATCGACATGTCCGCCGAGACGCCGAAGGTGCTGACCGTCGACGCGGTCAAGGCGTCCGACGTCGTCATCACGATGGGCTGCGGCGACACCTGCCCCGTCTTCCCCGGCAAGCGCTACCTGGACTGGAAGCTCGACGACCCGGCCGGACAGGGCGTCGACGCCGTCCGCCCCATCCGCGACGAGATCAAGGCCCGCATCGAGGGCCTCATCGCCGAGATCGCCCCGGAGGGCACCAAGTGA
- the trxB gene encoding thioredoxin-disulfide reductase, producing MSDVRNVIIIGSGPAGYTAALYTARASLKPLIFEGSVTAGGALMNTTEVENFPGFATGIMGPELMDQMRAQAERFGAELIPDDVTAVDLKADIKTVTDSAGTVHRARTVIIATGSQHRRLGLPQEDELSGRGVSYCATCDGFFFRDQNIAVVGGGDTAMEEATFLSRFAKTVTVVHRRDTLRASKAMQDRAFADPKIRFAWDSEVQTIHATDGKLSSLTLRSTKNGDTAELPVTGLFVAIGHDPRTELFTDVLDLDDEGYLLVDAPSTRTNIPGVFAAGDVVDHTYRQAITAAGTGCSAALDAERHLAALSDTQPAEPEKAIEAEHAAATA from the coding sequence GTGAGTGACGTTCGCAATGTGATCATCATCGGCTCCGGGCCCGCCGGTTACACCGCGGCCCTCTACACCGCGCGCGCGTCCCTGAAGCCCCTGATCTTCGAAGGCTCGGTCACCGCCGGCGGCGCCCTGATGAACACCACCGAGGTCGAGAACTTCCCCGGCTTCGCCACCGGCATCATGGGCCCCGAACTCATGGACCAGATGCGCGCCCAGGCCGAACGCTTCGGCGCCGAACTCATCCCCGACGACGTCACCGCCGTCGACCTCAAGGCCGACATCAAGACCGTCACCGACTCCGCCGGCACCGTCCACCGCGCCCGCACCGTCATCATCGCCACCGGCTCCCAGCACCGCCGCCTCGGCCTCCCCCAGGAGGACGAACTCTCCGGACGCGGCGTCTCCTACTGCGCCACCTGCGACGGCTTCTTCTTCCGCGACCAGAACATCGCCGTCGTCGGCGGCGGCGACACCGCCATGGAAGAAGCCACCTTCCTCTCCCGCTTCGCCAAAACCGTCACCGTCGTCCACCGCCGCGACACCCTGCGCGCCTCCAAGGCCATGCAGGACCGCGCCTTCGCCGACCCCAAGATCCGCTTCGCCTGGGACAGCGAGGTCCAGACGATCCACGCCACCGACGGCAAACTCTCCAGCCTCACCCTGCGCTCCACCAAGAACGGCGACACCGCCGAACTCCCCGTCACCGGCCTCTTCGTCGCCATCGGCCACGACCCCCGCACCGAACTCTTCACCGACGTCCTCGACCTCGACGACGAGGGCTACCTCCTGGTCGACGCCCCCTCCACCCGCACCAACATCCCCGGCGTCTTCGCCGCCGGCGACGTCGTCGACCACACCTACCGCCAAGCCATCACCGCCGCCGGCACCGGCTGCTCCGCCGCCCTCGACGCCGAACGCCACCTCGCCGCCCTCTCCGACACCCAACCCGCCGAACCGGAGAAGGCCATCGAAGCCGAACACGCCGCAGCCACCGCCTGA
- a CDS encoding CE1758 family FMN-dependent luciferase-like monooxygenase, whose amino-acid sequence MTGTQFGIYTVGDVTPDPTTGRAPTEAERIRATVTIARKAEEVGLDVFATGEHHNPPFVPSSPTTLLGHLAALTERIILSTSTTLITTNDPVKIAEDYSVLQHLADGRVDLMLGRGNTEAVYPWFGQDIRDALPLTVEHYGLLHRLWREETVTWQGRLRTPLRDFRLAPRPLGGVPPFVWHGSIRTPEIAELAASYGDGFFANHIFWPPSHTRRMVELYRHRYEHHGHGAAHRAVVGLGGHVFMRPRSQDAVREFRPYFDRAPVYGGGPPLEEFAARTPLTVGSPAEVVERTLGFRAYAGHYQRQLFLVDHAGLPLKTVLEQLDLLGEQVVPVLRREFAADRPADVPDAPVHPSAPTAPTAPSAFPG is encoded by the coding sequence ATGACCGGCACGCAGTTCGGGATCTACACCGTCGGTGACGTCACCCCGGACCCCACCACGGGCCGCGCGCCCACGGAGGCGGAACGCATCCGGGCCACCGTCACCATCGCCCGCAAGGCGGAGGAGGTCGGCCTGGACGTCTTCGCGACCGGCGAGCACCACAACCCGCCCTTCGTCCCCTCCTCACCCACGACCCTGCTCGGCCACCTCGCCGCCCTGACCGAACGCATCATCCTCTCGACGTCCACCACGCTCATCACCACCAACGACCCCGTCAAGATCGCCGAGGACTACAGCGTCCTCCAGCACCTCGCCGACGGACGGGTCGACCTGATGCTCGGCCGGGGCAACACCGAGGCGGTCTACCCCTGGTTCGGCCAGGACATCCGCGACGCGCTCCCCCTGACCGTCGAGCACTACGGCCTGCTCCACCGGCTGTGGCGGGAGGAGACCGTCACCTGGCAGGGGAGGCTACGCACCCCCTTACGGGACTTCCGGCTCGCGCCGCGCCCCCTCGGCGGCGTCCCCCCGTTCGTCTGGCACGGCTCCATCCGCACGCCCGAGATCGCCGAACTGGCCGCCTCCTACGGCGACGGGTTCTTCGCCAACCACATCTTCTGGCCCCCCTCGCACACCCGGCGCATGGTCGAGCTCTACCGCCACCGCTACGAACACCACGGCCACGGCGCGGCGCACCGGGCCGTCGTCGGGCTCGGCGGGCACGTCTTCATGCGTCCCCGCAGCCAGGACGCCGTACGGGAGTTCCGGCCCTACTTCGACCGGGCCCCGGTCTATGGCGGCGGCCCCCCGCTGGAGGAGTTCGCCGCCCGCACCCCGCTGACCGTCGGCTCGCCCGCCGAGGTCGTCGAACGGACCCTGGGCTTCCGCGCGTACGCCGGGCACTACCAGCGCCAACTGTTCCTGGTCGACCACGCGGGGCTGCCGCTGAAGACGGTCCTGGAGCAGCTCGACCTGCTCGGCGAGCAGGTCGTCCCCGTGCTGCGCAGGGAGTTCGCCGCCGACCGCCCCGCCGACGTCCCCGACGCCCCCGTCCACCCCTCGGCGCCCACGGCCCCGACGGCCCCCTCGGCGTTCCCGGGCTGA
- a CDS encoding ArsR/SmtB family transcription factor, producing MALTAFSASEAADPPAADSCTPHLACPLIDRTEAENLASQLKAIADPTRLQILRLIERSPKGEACVCDLTECLGLRQPTVSHHLKILTEAGLLARERRGTWAWFTVNRQGVRRLWEDFHGLLD from the coding sequence ATGGCTCTCACTGCATTCAGCGCGTCGGAGGCGGCGGACCCGCCGGCCGCTGACAGCTGCACCCCTCACCTCGCCTGTCCGCTGATCGACCGGACAGAGGCCGAGAACCTCGCCAGCCAGCTCAAGGCCATCGCAGACCCCACCCGGCTGCAGATCCTCCGGCTCATCGAGCGCTCGCCCAAGGGCGAGGCGTGCGTGTGTGACCTGACCGAGTGCCTCGGCCTGCGCCAGCCCACGGTCAGCCACCACCTCAAGATCCTCACCGAGGCCGGCCTGTTGGCGCGCGAGCGCCGCGGAACCTGGGCCTGGTTCACCGTGAACCGCCAGGGCGTCCGCCGCTTGTGGGAGGACTTCCACGGCCTCCTCGACTGA
- a CDS encoding response regulator transcription factor encodes MTPHANRNPAPASDDADDGPHDGDAPDLLVAEPDADLARAVTARFGEAGLRTVVCGDGAEALLQVGVRKPRAVLLAAPLPTVSAQTVVELIGRLHPVPVIVGAGRDGVDEATAALSAGAVAFVARPYRIEEILPLVRPERQETEISIVAGDLELDPAGFHVYVRGRSVDLPVREFMLLRYLMENVNRVVSRGELTRAVWGVDALDSNSLTVHVRRLRNRLDTASGTCCTIDAIRGIGYRLQCDPRPRSRPQNGGATRAGPTRPAPTS; translated from the coding sequence GTGACCCCCCACGCCAACCGGAATCCCGCACCCGCGTCCGACGACGCCGACGACGGCCCCCACGACGGCGACGCCCCGGACCTGCTGGTGGCCGAGCCCGACGCCGACCTCGCGCGTGCGGTTACGGCACGCTTCGGCGAGGCCGGACTGCGCACCGTGGTGTGCGGGGACGGAGCGGAAGCGCTCCTGCAGGTCGGTGTCCGCAAGCCGCGCGCCGTGCTGCTCGCCGCCCCGCTCCCGACCGTCAGCGCGCAGACCGTGGTGGAGCTGATCGGACGGCTGCATCCGGTCCCCGTCATCGTCGGAGCGGGGAGGGACGGCGTGGACGAAGCGACCGCCGCCTTGTCCGCCGGAGCCGTGGCCTTCGTCGCCCGCCCCTACCGCATCGAGGAGATCCTGCCCCTGGTGCGGCCCGAGCGGCAGGAGACGGAGATCAGCATCGTCGCCGGAGACCTTGAGCTCGACCCGGCCGGCTTTCACGTCTACGTCCGCGGACGGTCCGTCGATCTGCCGGTGCGCGAGTTCATGCTGTTGCGCTACCTCATGGAGAATGTGAACAGAGTCGTCAGTCGAGGTGAACTCACGCGGGCCGTCTGGGGCGTGGACGCGCTGGACAGCAACAGCCTCACCGTCCATGTCCGCCGACTGCGCAATCGGCTGGACACCGCATCCGGCACATGCTGCACCATCGACGCCATCCGGGGCATCGGATACCGCCTGCAGTGCGACCCACGCCCCCGTAGCCGACCCCAGAACGGAGGCGCCACGCGGGCCGGACCGACACGACCGGCGCCCACGTCATGA
- a CDS encoding ArsR/SmtB family transcription factor, with translation MMTSVETDLIRVIADPLRLQIVTLLARETLCTSHLVEETGARQTNLSNHLRVLREAGVVETEPCGRFTYYKLRPDVIEALAASFTELAATARATLDTARKRSCP, from the coding sequence ATGATGACGTCAGTCGAGACTGACCTGATCCGGGTGATCGCGGACCCGCTCAGGCTCCAGATCGTGACCCTCCTGGCCCGCGAGACGCTGTGCACCTCGCACCTGGTCGAGGAGACCGGCGCACGGCAGACCAACCTCTCCAACCATCTGCGGGTGCTGCGGGAGGCCGGTGTCGTGGAGACCGAACCGTGCGGCCGGTTCACCTACTACAAGCTCCGGCCCGACGTCATCGAGGCCCTGGCCGCCTCGTTCACCGAGCTGGCCGCCACCGCCCGCGCCACCCTGGACACCGCACGAAAGAGGTCCTGCCCGTGA